DNA sequence from the Cucurbita pepo subsp. pepo cultivar mu-cu-16 chromosome LG06, ASM280686v2, whole genome shotgun sequence genome:
ttatatggaatgtttcgttcatctctacaaccgatgtgggatctcacaacccacctcCTTGgggacctagcgtcctcactggcatacCGCCCAGTGCTAGCTCTGAAACCATTTGTAAAAACTcatgcccaccgctagcagatattgtctattttagctcgttacatatcgttctcagcctcacaattttaaaacgcatttgctagggagaggtttctacattcTTAAatgaaatgcttcgttccactctccaaccgacgtgggatctcacaatccacccccttggggacccgacgttctcgttggcacatcgctcagtggtgactctgataccatttgtaacacctcaagcccaccgctaacagatattatctgttttgcctcattacgtatcgccgtcagtcttACAGTCTTAAAACGCTTGTAGGAGAGATTTcgcactcttataaagaatacttgaaaaaaaaaattctcttatGATTTAACAAACCTGATGCTTTTATGGAAGGCCTTGTTGTTGCCTTCTAACTTGACTCCGACCCGTCTAAGCTGCTCGGCTGACGGGATCAACGGCAGGCCGTTCATATCCTCGCCAgtggaagaagacgatgacccAACTCTCCCATGTAAACCAAACAAGGCTTGGATCAAACCCACGGCTTCACAAAGCTGCTGTAAGAAGGGAATTTGAAGAACAGAAcccaaaacattaaaaagatCCAAAAGGAAATGATTACCAGAACATTCCATTCCAACAAGATCATCAATAATCGAACTTGTATCCATAATCAATAGATACAAAAAGTGAAGCAAATGATGGGATTGTTCAAGAATTTGGTATACATCAGTAGAGCCATTGTAACGCTTGAATTCACGAAGATCATGAGGAGGGAGCTTCTTGGGGGAAACAACCTCACAAAATCTGAACAACAAGATATGCAAATTGTTCCCAAAATTTTGTGGCAAAATTTTTTTGAGAAcaaaaattggaatttgattCTCGAGCTTAAGAACATCATTCACTAACTCATTTTGGGTCATCAAATTTGCCTCAATTAGACAACCATACAACCTTTGTTCAACAAACCAAGGAAATGGAGAAGGGTAATAAAGTTGAGGATATGATCTTCTGATCTCATCTATTTTATCATTGGAAATGGCTAGAATTTGAACCAAAAACAACCCATCTATGAGCATAATCCAAGCCAAGGCCTCGGACCCGAAATCGAGAAATTTTTCGTAACAAGATCGGATTTTGATATCGAATTGCTCGAGATCAGCAGCGATTTGATGGAGTTGGGGgagtttgaatgattctatTGCATTGATTGCGTTATCGAGCTTGTGTAATTCCATTTGGTAGAGCTTGTTTGTGAAGTGGTGGTAAGGCCCAAGCGCAATGTGGCGAGGGAAGTAAGCTTGTGGCATGCCATTGGTGATGGAATGAGGCAGCTTGAAGATGGAAGTGGGCGTTTGTAAGGCTGTTTGGAGGGTATTTGGTTGGAGAAGTTGGGTGATATGAACAACCCAATGGGTTTCATGGGGTGTTTTGTGAAGCTCTTTGGAGTTGAAGGCCATGTTTTGGGGAAGAACGATTGCATTTAGGTTGAGATAAGAGGGAAGAGATTATAAAGTTGAATAAAATATCTTCTTATTGAATCAtatcttaataaaattatgggagttatggaaaaagaaaaatctataaCCAAATCTCTAACATATAAAAGCCTTTTCTTAGATCaagataattaaattaaggacccactttattcttcttccatGTGATGTccgggaggagaacaaaataccctttataagtgtgtggaaacctttccctagcacatgagttttaaagccttgaggggaaactcgagAGGGAAAGTCtgaaaatgacaatatttgctagcggtgggcttgggccgttacaaatggtattagagctagacatcggacgatgtatcagccttctcgttgttccccgaagggggtaaacacgaggcggtgtgctagtaaggacactgggccttgaaggaggtggatttggtggtggtctcatatcgattggagaaagaaacgagtgccaacatGACACTGGatctcgaagggaggtggattgtgatgtcccacattggttggagaggagaacaaaacaccctttgtagggtgtgaaaaccttgttggatttcgataatcggccAGGGAAATCACCGAGAGGATATTGTCGAtaggaggttgttggaagaaagataaaatgcctaaaataagagagagagaatgactGAAAGTTTGACTGCTCTTGACCActtgttggatttcgataatcggcTAGGGAAATCACCGAGAGGATATTGTAGAtaggaggttgttggaagaaagataaaatgactaaaataagagagagagaaggactGAAAGTTTGACTGCTCTTCAAATGGGTTGTGAAATCTTGtaaacagatttcctatttaaatacaacctatcctaaaaatgggtggagagtggccaaaatctgtgccacttcaaaaaaaaaaagagtgatacaacctatcctaaaaataaaagagtgatacaacctatcctaaaaataaaaatgggtggagagtggccaactgaaTCTGTGCCAAAGTGGtaaaaatgggtggagagtggccaactgaaTCTGTGCCAAAGTGGTATCGTAAAAAtggatttcctatttaaatacaacCTATCCTGaaaatgggtggagagtggccaaAATCTGTGCCACCTATTTAAATacaacctatcctaaaaatgggtggagagtggccaaaatctgtgccacttcaaaaaaaaagagtgatacaacctatcctaaaaataaaaaatgggtggagagtggccaactgaaTCTGTGCCAAAGTGGTATCGTAAAAAtggatttcctatttaaatacaacCTATCCTGaaaatggg
Encoded proteins:
- the LOC111796800 gene encoding putative UPF0481 protein At3g02645, which translates into the protein MAFNSKELHKTPHETHWVVHITQLLQPNTLQTALQTPTSIFKLPHSITNGMPQAYFPRHIALGPYHHFTNKLYQMELHKLDNAINAIESFKLPQLHQIAADLEQFDIKIRSCYEKFLDFGSEALAWIMLIDGLFLVQILAISNDKIDEIRRSYPQLYYPSPFPWFVEQRLYGCLIEANLMTQNELVNDVLKLENQIPIFVLKKILPQNFGNNLHILLFRFCEVVSPKKLPPHDLREFKRYNGSTDVYQILEQSHHLLHFLYLLIMDTSSIIDDLVGMECSGNHFLLDLFNVLGSVLQIPFLQQLCEAVGLIQALFGLHGRVGSSSSSTGEDMNGLPLIPSAEQLRRVGVKLEGNNKAFHKSIRFEQESRKSCLELPTITINAFSEVVLKNLVAFEVATKLNPPCFSNYVALMSGLITTTKDVKILKEASIIKRHSGSEEKVVELFDGLRNVLELHQHSDNSCRIKNMAEIQIVKDINSYYESCWTMKAKRFIQKYINPVMKVIVLVVVILLTGVVVLRTFCGWFGCSRILNVVSPIIIDNFKIFFS